Proteins encoded together in one Deltaproteobacteria bacterium window:
- a CDS encoding branched-chain amino acid ABC transporter substrate-binding protein: MNFQKLLKLYGVAMLILMMAAPVVSAGPKPVVIGLQGPITGPWAYEGQMARQSCEIAAKLINERGGILNGRPVEVRVVDDEGQPKTGALAATKLCGQRDVVASVSTYGSSVCEAAMAIYEKRKKVNIGYGVTAVRLTQKNFDYFFRTCGRDDAQGNFFAKVADEKFHAKKVAIMHDNTAFGKGLAEDAQRGLKPLIDAGKLELVYFDAITPGEKDFHVPLTKIREAHPDLWYFTGYYAEAALLVSQARDIGITCPFVGGNAAINDEFVKIAGLQVAKGCFMTNEPLPSDLPYQEASAFLKAYRDAYGEIPSSPWPVYAADAFSIIAYAIDKAGTTDSVKLAAYLRDEVNAVAGITGPVGFTKQGDREGLPYYLYMVDDHGHIVISN, from the coding sequence ATGAATTTTCAAAAATTGCTCAAATTGTACGGTGTTGCCATGTTGATCCTGATGATGGCCGCACCCGTGGTATCCGCCGGGCCCAAACCGGTCGTCATCGGTCTGCAGGGTCCCATCACCGGACCGTGGGCCTATGAAGGTCAAATGGCCCGACAATCCTGTGAAATCGCCGCCAAGCTCATCAACGAGCGGGGAGGCATTCTGAACGGCCGGCCGGTGGAGGTGCGCGTGGTGGATGACGAGGGGCAGCCCAAAACCGGTGCGCTGGCCGCGACCAAGCTCTGCGGCCAGCGGGATGTGGTGGCATCCGTTTCCACCTACGGGTCTTCCGTATGTGAGGCCGCCATGGCCATTTATGAAAAACGCAAAAAAGTGAACATCGGTTACGGGGTGACCGCCGTGCGTCTGACCCAGAAAAATTTTGACTACTTTTTCCGCACCTGCGGCAGGGACGATGCCCAGGGAAACTTTTTTGCCAAAGTTGCCGACGAAAAATTCCATGCCAAGAAAGTGGCCATCATGCATGACAACACGGCTTTCGGCAAGGGGCTGGCCGAGGACGCCCAAAGGGGCCTCAAGCCGCTCATCGACGCCGGCAAGCTGGAGCTGGTGTACTTCGATGCCATTACCCCCGGTGAAAAGGACTTCCACGTTCCCCTGACAAAAATCAGAGAAGCACACCCGGACCTCTGGTATTTTACCGGCTATTATGCGGAAGCGGCCCTTTTAGTCAGCCAGGCCCGGGATATCGGCATCACCTGCCCCTTCGTGGGCGGCAATGCCGCCATTAACGACGAATTCGTAAAAATCGCCGGATTGCAGGTAGCCAAAGGGTGCTTCATGACCAACGAGCCCCTGCCTTCGGACCTGCCCTACCAGGAAGCATCCGCCTTTTTGAAGGCCTATCGGGACGCCTACGGAGAAATCCCCTCCAGCCCTTGGCCCGTGTATGCGGCGGACGCCTTCAGCATTATTGCCTATGCCATCGACAAGGCCGGCACCACGGATTCGGTAAAGCTGGCCGCCTACCTGCGCGACGAGGTGAATGCCGTCGCCGGCATCACCGGCCCGGTTGGATTCACCAAACAGGGTGACCGTGAGGGGTTGCCTTACTATCTCTACATGGTGGACGACCATGGCCACATTGTCATCTCCAACTAA
- a CDS encoding succinate CoA transferase, with protein sequence MKPYPILTPEEAVAGIRHRQTVAFSGFTPAGAAKAVPNALAARARELHDRGKAFKIRVLTGASSGQSIDNHLAEAEAISWRAPYQSGRAIRGQINRQEVEYVDMHLSHLPQTVAFGFFGPIHYAVVEASEITADGRVYLTTSIGASPTYLKYADKVVIELNRRQSPRLREMADVLVMPPPPNRNPIQVFDPLTRVGWPYAWVNPAKVVGVVETDEPDHVDSFTSADDISERIAGHVVDFLLAEVRKQRIPKRFLPLQAGVGNVANAVLKTLGEHPDIPPFKMYTEVLQDAMVDLMGEERLEAASACSLTVTGQKLKTIVDHFDHFGPKIVLRPQEISNHPGIIRRLGVIAMNTALEADIYGNVNSSHLFGMDILNGIGGSGEFTRNSYLSIFMTPSIAREGRISCIVPMCPHIDNNEHSVQVLVTEQGLADLRGLGPMQRAKTIIDRCAHPTFRDYLHRYVSTARVGHIRHDLARCFELHRNLLEKGSMLPD encoded by the coding sequence TTGAAACCATACCCAATTCTGACGCCGGAGGAAGCGGTAGCCGGCATTAGACACCGGCAAACCGTCGCTTTCAGCGGATTCACACCCGCCGGCGCAGCCAAGGCCGTCCCCAACGCCCTCGCCGCCAGGGCCCGGGAGCTCCACGATCGCGGCAAAGCATTTAAAATCCGGGTCCTTACCGGCGCCTCCAGCGGGCAAAGCATCGACAACCATCTGGCCGAAGCCGAGGCTATTTCCTGGCGGGCACCCTACCAAAGCGGTCGCGCCATCCGCGGCCAGATCAATCGTCAGGAGGTCGAATACGTTGACATGCACCTGTCCCACCTGCCCCAGACGGTGGCATTCGGCTTTTTCGGCCCTATCCACTACGCGGTGGTGGAAGCTTCCGAAATCACCGCGGATGGCCGCGTGTACCTGACCACTTCCATTGGTGCCTCGCCGACCTATCTCAAATATGCCGACAAGGTGGTGATCGAATTGAACCGCCGGCAGTCTCCACGCCTGCGGGAAATGGCGGATGTTCTGGTCATGCCGCCGCCGCCCAACCGGAACCCGATTCAGGTCTTCGATCCGCTGACCCGCGTGGGCTGGCCCTATGCCTGGGTGAATCCCGCAAAAGTAGTCGGCGTTGTCGAAACCGACGAACCGGACCACGTCGACAGCTTTACGTCTGCGGATGACATCAGCGAACGCATCGCCGGACATGTCGTCGATTTTCTTCTGGCAGAAGTGCGCAAACAGCGGATCCCCAAGCGGTTCCTTCCCCTCCAGGCGGGCGTCGGCAACGTAGCCAATGCGGTGCTGAAAACGTTGGGGGAGCATCCCGACATCCCCCCCTTTAAAATGTATACGGAAGTACTCCAGGATGCCATGGTCGACCTGATGGGCGAGGAGCGCCTCGAGGCCGCCAGCGCCTGCAGCCTGACAGTCACCGGCCAAAAGTTGAAAACCATTGTGGACCACTTCGATCACTTCGGTCCTAAAATCGTCCTGCGTCCCCAGGAAATTTCCAATCATCCCGGCATTATCCGCAGGCTCGGCGTCATCGCCATGAACACGGCCCTGGAAGCCGACATCTATGGCAACGTCAACTCCTCCCATCTCTTCGGCATGGATATACTCAACGGCATCGGTGGTAGCGGCGAATTCACGCGTAACAGCTATCTATCCATCTTCATGACGCCTTCCATCGCCAGGGAGGGCCGTATTTCCTGCATCGTTCCCATGTGCCCGCACATCGACAACAATGAACACTCCGTGCAGGTTCTGGTCACCGAGCAGGGGCTGGCGGATCTGCGCGGACTGGGGCCCATGCAGCGGGCGAAAACAATCATCGACAGATGCGCCCACCCAACCTTCCGGGACTATCTGCATCGCTATGTCTCGACGGCAAGGGTCGGCCATATCCGTCATGATCTTGCCCGCTGTTTTGAACTTCACCGCAATCTTCTGGAAAAAGGCAGTATGCTTCCTGACTGA
- a CDS encoding universal stress protein gives MERFDNILYPVDLSESSPRIVPYVKTVAAKFEATIHLLFVARIFDYFSGIYVPAASICAMEQEIVKGAERSLDEFADTHFGTYEPGYTASVLSGDAAEMIMDYILSHVIDLVIMGTHGRKGLDKIIMGSVAERIVRSSPVPVMVVNPYKVAQ, from the coding sequence ATGGAAAGATTCGACAATATTCTTTATCCGGTCGATCTGTCGGAGTCATCCCCCCGGATCGTTCCTTACGTAAAAACAGTGGCCGCGAAGTTTGAAGCAACCATCCACCTGCTTTTCGTCGCCAGGATTTTCGATTACTTCAGCGGCATCTACGTCCCTGCCGCTTCGATATGCGCCATGGAGCAGGAAATCGTGAAAGGTGCCGAACGGAGTCTTGACGAGTTTGCCGACACCCATTTCGGTACCTATGAACCCGGATACACGGCTTCAGTGCTTTCCGGGGATGCCGCGGAAATGATCATGGATTACATTCTGTCCCACGTGATCGATCTCGTCATCATGGGGACCCACGGTCGCAAAGGACTGGACAAGATCATCATGGGATCGGTGGCCGAACGGATTGTCAGAAGCTCTCCGGTACCGGTCATGGTGGTGAACCCGTACAAGGTGGCCCAATAA
- a CDS encoding bifunctional acetate--CoA ligase family protein/GNAT family N-acetyltransferase — protein MGIENLDRIFAPESIAVVGASERKGSVGAALMQNLIEHGFDGDIFPINPRHKHLWRRQAYASVAGVGKPIDLALIALPIVTAPEIVRECAGAGVGGAVIISSGGKEIGSQGRDIEAAIRKEAQASGIRIVGPNCVGVIANRCKLNASFASQMPLAGKMAFISQSGAICTAILDLSIKENMGFSYVVSLGDMLDVDFGDMIDYLAGQRDVGSIVMYVESLTRFRKFMSAARAVSRVKPIIALKAGRTRAGARAAASHTGAIAGEDAVYDAAFRRAGILRVKTFEELLDCAELVSKQPHPRKPGLAIVTNAGGPGVMAADTLSDYGYDPVQLNDETIKKLDAVLPPHWSRGNPIDMLGESTPETYCRVVDICVEAPEIDGILIMSAPQALVDTTAIAASLIDSIKGKSLPIFTSWVGGEDIRRAHDIFNRAGIPTFDTPERAVRAFMDLYRYAENIKMLQEIPSRLSRRLEFDREAGRLIVQKALQESNSQLTEAESKSLLAAYGIPVNTIVTAATETEAVQQAGAIGFPVVLKIDSPDITHKSDAGGVFLDLNDEDAVRCAFNQAVGNARSHRADARVNGVSIQPMAAAADCELILGIKKDRDFGPVILFGMGGAFTEVLEDHAIAFPPLNRLLARKLIEQTRVYRLLQGFRNMPPADLNALEEILIRLSQLAIDFSEIEALDINPLVLTPSGPLAVDARVLIKPSGIRSPLHLSISPYPAQYETHTRTRTGIPIFIRPIRPEDAPLLSELLNSLSPRSVYMRFFTPLKQFPHHLLARFTQIDYDREIALVAFSQSNTEDKLLGVGRVITERNQKNAEFAVMVLDDWQGKGIGAALLKRCLSIAAEHNIERVWGTVLAENKEMLALGKKLGFKIQRSRDAGEYELNMLLPKNDHPKPDGA, from the coding sequence ATGGGCATTGAAAATCTGGATCGTATATTTGCACCCGAATCCATTGCAGTGGTCGGCGCCAGCGAACGCAAAGGCAGTGTCGGCGCCGCTTTGATGCAGAATCTGATCGAACACGGGTTCGATGGCGATATTTTTCCCATCAATCCGCGTCATAAGCACCTCTGGCGCAGGCAGGCCTACGCCTCCGTTGCCGGTGTGGGGAAACCGATTGATTTGGCCTTGATCGCCCTGCCGATTGTCACGGCACCCGAAATTGTCAGAGAATGCGCCGGAGCCGGGGTGGGCGGCGCCGTCATCATTTCGTCGGGCGGCAAGGAGATCGGTAGCCAGGGCCGGGACATCGAAGCCGCCATCCGCAAAGAGGCGCAGGCGTCGGGAATCCGCATCGTCGGGCCTAATTGTGTGGGCGTCATCGCCAACCGGTGCAAGCTGAACGCCAGTTTTGCCAGCCAGATGCCTCTGGCGGGGAAAATGGCCTTTATTTCCCAGAGCGGGGCCATCTGCACGGCCATTCTGGATCTGTCCATCAAGGAAAACATGGGTTTCAGCTATGTGGTCAGCCTCGGGGATATGCTGGATGTGGATTTCGGTGATATGATCGACTATCTGGCCGGGCAGAGAGACGTGGGCAGCATTGTCATGTACGTCGAAAGCTTGACCCGGTTCCGAAAATTCATGAGCGCCGCCCGGGCGGTTTCCCGCGTAAAACCGATCATTGCCCTCAAAGCCGGGCGGACCCGGGCGGGAGCCCGGGCGGCGGCATCGCATACCGGTGCCATCGCCGGTGAGGATGCGGTCTATGACGCCGCCTTCCGACGGGCCGGCATTCTGCGGGTGAAAACCTTCGAAGAGTTGCTGGACTGCGCCGAGCTGGTGTCCAAACAACCCCATCCCAGGAAACCCGGCCTGGCCATCGTTACCAATGCCGGCGGCCCGGGGGTGATGGCGGCCGACACCTTATCCGACTACGGGTACGATCCCGTTCAACTGAATGATGAAACCATAAAGAAGCTGGACGCGGTACTGCCACCCCACTGGAGCCGGGGGAATCCCATTGACATGCTGGGGGAATCCACCCCCGAAACCTATTGCCGGGTGGTCGACATCTGTGTCGAAGCGCCGGAAATCGACGGTATCCTCATCATGTCCGCACCCCAGGCCCTCGTCGACACGACGGCCATTGCCGCGTCCCTGATCGATTCGATCAAGGGCAAGTCCTTGCCGATATTTACCTCCTGGGTCGGCGGCGAAGACATACGCCGTGCCCACGATATATTCAACCGGGCCGGCATACCGACGTTCGACACGCCCGAGCGGGCCGTACGCGCCTTTATGGACCTTTATCGGTATGCCGAAAATATAAAAATGCTGCAGGAGATTCCGTCCAGGCTGTCCAGACGACTGGAGTTCGATCGCGAGGCCGGGCGGCTGATCGTGCAGAAGGCCCTGCAGGAATCCAATTCGCAGCTTACCGAGGCGGAATCCAAATCGCTGTTGGCGGCATACGGTATCCCGGTCAACACGATCGTTACGGCGGCCACGGAAACGGAAGCCGTTCAGCAGGCCGGCGCCATCGGTTTTCCGGTGGTTCTTAAAATCGACTCCCCGGACATCACCCACAAATCAGATGCCGGCGGGGTTTTTCTCGATCTGAACGATGAAGATGCCGTGCGCTGCGCATTCAACCAGGCCGTCGGCAACGCGCGGTCACATCGTGCGGATGCCCGCGTTAACGGGGTCAGCATTCAACCCATGGCCGCGGCTGCAGACTGCGAGCTGATTCTGGGGATAAAAAAAGACCGGGACTTCGGTCCGGTAATCCTTTTCGGTATGGGTGGTGCTTTTACCGAAGTGCTCGAAGATCATGCCATCGCCTTTCCTCCCCTGAACCGCCTTTTGGCCCGAAAGCTGATCGAACAGACCCGGGTCTACCGGCTGCTGCAGGGATTTCGCAATATGCCGCCCGCAGATCTGAACGCCCTCGAAGAGATCCTCATCCGTCTGTCACAGCTGGCCATCGATTTTTCGGAAATAGAGGCGCTGGATATCAACCCACTGGTGCTGACGCCGTCGGGTCCGTTGGCGGTCGATGCCCGTGTTCTCATAAAGCCTTCCGGCATCCGGTCCCCGTTGCACCTGTCGATCAGCCCTTATCCGGCTCAATACGAAACACACACCAGGACCCGCACGGGCATTCCCATTTTTATCCGTCCCATTCGGCCCGAGGATGCCCCGTTATTGTCCGAGCTCTTGAATTCGCTTTCCCCGCGGAGCGTCTACATGCGGTTTTTTACGCCGCTAAAGCAGTTCCCGCACCATCTGCTGGCCCGTTTCACCCAGATCGACTATGACCGGGAAATCGCTCTGGTGGCCTTCAGTCAGTCAAACACCGAAGACAAGCTGTTGGGCGTTGGCCGCGTCATTACCGAACGCAACCAGAAAAATGCCGAATTTGCCGTGATGGTCCTGGATGACTGGCAGGGTAAGGGCATCGGGGCGGCCTTGCTCAAACGCTGCCTTTCCATCGCCGCCGAGCACAACATCGAGCGGGTTTGGGGCACCGTTTTAGCGGAAAACAAGGAGATGCTGGCCCTGGGTAAAAAGCTGGGGTTCAAGATTCAGAGATCCCGGGATGCCGGTGAGTATGAGTTGAATATGCTGCTGCCGAAGAATGATCATCCAAAACCCGACGGTGCATGA
- a CDS encoding branched-chain amino acid ABC transporter permease — translation MQVIFEQIVNGLTLGAFYGLIALGYSMVYGVLKLINFAHGDFFTLGSYIGYTLLVVGSAMVSSVFGLWGGILAATLVAALCLALVGMFVERIAYRPIYASGRLPAVVSALGASIVLQNTIMVIWGPRFQAYPAAQIPNIRLNWLGMNITLLQVVILLMSFIIMGILYLVIQKTIFGAAVRATALDRDTASLMGINFNKVIFFIFTLGPALGAVTGVMVGLYYRQINFTMGWNYGLKAFTATILGGIGNIPGAMFGGIILGILEMLGSAYISAAWKDVFVFLILILVLIFRPTGIFGEKLAEKV, via the coding sequence ATGCAGGTCATTTTTGAACAGATTGTCAACGGGCTGACCCTCGGTGCCTTTTACGGCTTGATTGCCCTGGGGTACTCCATGGTCTACGGTGTTTTGAAACTGATCAACTTTGCCCACGGCGATTTCTTCACGTTGGGCTCCTATATCGGCTACACCCTGTTGGTCGTCGGTTCGGCCATGGTGTCGTCGGTCTTCGGCCTGTGGGGCGGAATTCTGGCGGCTACCCTCGTGGCGGCCTTGTGCCTGGCGCTGGTCGGCATGTTCGTGGAAAGGATCGCCTACCGGCCCATCTACGCTTCCGGCCGTCTGCCGGCGGTGGTGTCCGCATTGGGGGCGTCCATCGTGCTGCAGAACACCATTATGGTCATCTGGGGGCCCCGATTCCAGGCCTATCCGGCAGCACAGATACCCAATATTCGCTTGAACTGGCTGGGAATGAACATCACCCTTTTGCAAGTGGTAATCCTGCTCATGTCGTTCATTATCATGGGCATCCTGTATCTGGTGATTCAAAAAACCATCTTCGGTGCGGCAGTGCGTGCAACGGCCCTGGATCGCGACACCGCCTCTCTCATGGGGATCAACTTCAACAAGGTCATCTTCTTTATTTTCACCCTGGGACCGGCGCTGGGGGCGGTCACCGGCGTAATGGTGGGCCTTTACTATCGCCAGATTAACTTCACTATGGGGTGGAACTACGGCCTCAAGGCGTTTACGGCCACCATCCTGGGCGGCATCGGCAATATACCCGGGGCCATGTTCGGCGGCATTATTCTGGGAATCCTGGAAATGCTGGGAAGTGCCTATATATCCGCCGCCTGGAAAGACGTGTTTGTCTTCTTGATTCTGATCCTGGTCCTCATTTTTCGTCCCACCGGCATCTTTGGTGAAAAACTAGCGGAGAAAGTATAG
- a CDS encoding ABC transporter ATP-binding protein, giving the protein MLDIENLHIAYGSVEAIQDVSLSLNQGEIVTVLGANGAGKSTLLRAISGITPVKSGNITFEETALNTLPADEIVRRGISHAPEGRRVFATLTVEENLALGAYTHKKEKERVQKTRQRVLQLFPILVKRRKQLAGTLSGGEQQMLAMGRALMSEPRLLLLDEPSLGLSPMYVKLIFSIIREINSQGVAVLLVEQNARKALAVANRGYVLETGAMMTSGPAADLRQDQKVQEAYLGGAAVKKRA; this is encoded by the coding sequence CTGCTTGATATTGAAAATCTTCATATAGCCTACGGCTCGGTGGAAGCGATCCAAGACGTCTCCCTCTCTCTGAATCAGGGGGAAATCGTCACGGTGCTGGGAGCCAACGGTGCCGGCAAAAGCACCCTGTTGAGAGCGATTTCCGGAATAACGCCCGTTAAGTCGGGAAACATCACCTTCGAAGAAACCGCTTTGAACACGCTGCCGGCCGATGAAATCGTCCGTCGAGGGATATCACACGCTCCCGAGGGGCGGCGGGTGTTTGCCACCCTGACCGTGGAAGAAAACCTGGCCCTGGGGGCCTACACCCACAAAAAGGAAAAGGAGCGCGTCCAGAAGACCAGGCAACGCGTTTTACAGCTCTTCCCTATCCTGGTGAAGCGGCGAAAGCAGCTGGCCGGAACCCTCTCGGGGGGAGAACAGCAGATGCTGGCCATGGGGCGGGCCCTGATGAGCGAGCCCCGGCTGCTCCTCCTGGACGAGCCCTCGCTGGGACTGTCGCCCATGTACGTTAAGCTGATTTTCAGCATTATCCGGGAAATCAATTCACAGGGCGTGGCCGTTTTGCTGGTGGAGCAAAATGCCCGCAAGGCCCTGGCGGTAGCGAACCGTGGATACGTTCTGGAGACAGGCGCAATGATGACGAGCGGCCCGGCCGCGGACTTGAGACAGGACCAAAAGGTCCAGGAAGCCTATCTCGGCGGTGCGGCTGTAAAAAAGCGGGCATAA
- a CDS encoding branched-chain amino acid ABC transporter permease, with protein sequence MQQSRLNALKTWSTTGVKGYVLIIAGVLLFPFLVSDYAIDVVFFFGLYALLGLSLNIVLGEVGLFDLGHAGFYAIGAYTTAILNTMFDIPVLLLLPVSAVTAALFAYLVCSPVIHLKGDYLCIVTIGMGEIVRMALLNNPFDLTGGPNGVFGIGSPSLGGLLVIETSRQFYFYIWILVACTIIGLVMLQNSRIGRAWNCIREDAIAAEASGINVRHYKLLAFVLGASLAGVAGNIFATKLMIVSPESFSFMESCMMFCIVLIGGMGSIRGVLIGAAAISLFPEIFRPFAMYRMLFFGVAMITMMIFRPGGIWPRQRGALHARPGKVTQPAHSLTAETKTIESEC encoded by the coding sequence ATGCAACAGTCAAGATTGAATGCATTGAAAACATGGTCGACTACCGGCGTCAAAGGGTATGTACTTATAATTGCGGGCGTGCTGCTGTTCCCTTTTCTGGTCAGTGACTACGCTATCGATGTGGTCTTCTTTTTTGGATTGTACGCTCTTTTAGGTTTAAGCCTGAACATCGTGCTGGGTGAAGTGGGGCTCTTCGATCTGGGGCATGCCGGCTTTTACGCCATCGGTGCCTACACGACTGCCATCCTCAACACCATGTTCGACATCCCGGTTCTTTTGTTGCTGCCCGTCAGCGCTGTCACCGCGGCCCTTTTCGCGTACCTGGTTTGCTCCCCGGTCATCCACCTGAAAGGCGACTACCTCTGCATCGTCACCATCGGCATGGGCGAAATCGTCCGGATGGCCCTGCTCAACAACCCCTTCGACCTCACCGGCGGTCCCAACGGTGTTTTCGGCATCGGCAGCCCGTCGTTAGGCGGCTTGCTGGTAATCGAAACCTCACGGCAGTTCTACTTCTACATTTGGATTCTGGTGGCCTGCACGATTATTGGATTGGTGATGCTGCAAAACTCCCGTATCGGGCGGGCCTGGAACTGCATCCGCGAGGACGCAATTGCCGCGGAAGCCAGTGGCATAAACGTGAGGCACTACAAACTTCTGGCCTTCGTTCTCGGCGCCTCTCTGGCCGGGGTAGCCGGCAACATTTTCGCCACCAAACTGATGATCGTGTCTCCTGAAAGTTTCAGTTTTATGGAGTCCTGCATGATGTTCTGCATCGTTCTTATTGGTGGCATGGGCTCCATTCGCGGCGTCCTGATCGGGGCGGCGGCCATCAGTCTGTTTCCTGAAATCTTTCGGCCCTTTGCCATGTACCGCATGCTGTTTTTCGGTGTGGCCATGATCACGATGATGATCTTTCGCCCCGGCGGCATCTGGCCGCGCCAGCGGGGCGCCCTGCACGCCCGTCCGGGGAAAGTCACGCAACCGGCTCACAGCTTGACGGCTGAAACCAAAACCATTGAAAGCGAATGCTGA
- a CDS encoding ABC transporter ATP-binding protein, which produces MNTSHSGEIVLETKDLTKRFGGLEAVSAFDLKVLRGEISSLIGPNGAGKTTVFNVVTGIYEPDEGHVIFLGEPIGGRKPHQIVEKGIARTFQNIRLFPNMTCLENIMSGQHCRTTSGTFRSIFRTPHQRDEEKRIRDVAEACLDKVGLSHFRNELAVNIPYGNQRMLEIGRALATHPTLLVLDEPSSGLNPKESEDLIVFLRQLVRDDLTLLIIEHDMNVVMGISDWVTVMEEGRKIAEGLPEAIYNNPKVIEAYLGKDDEDDQETNEVMHAAPA; this is translated from the coding sequence ATGAATACATCCCACTCAGGTGAAATCGTTCTGGAAACCAAAGACCTGACCAAACGCTTCGGCGGCCTTGAAGCTGTCAGCGCTTTTGACCTCAAGGTGTTAAGGGGTGAAATCAGCAGTCTGATAGGACCCAACGGCGCGGGAAAAACCACGGTCTTCAATGTGGTGACCGGCATCTATGAACCGGATGAAGGCCACGTCATTTTCCTCGGCGAACCCATTGGAGGCCGCAAGCCTCACCAGATCGTTGAAAAGGGCATTGCCCGTACCTTTCAGAACATACGGTTGTTTCCCAACATGACCTGTCTGGAAAACATCATGTCCGGCCAGCACTGCCGGACGACGTCAGGAACCTTCCGCTCCATTTTCAGAACGCCGCACCAGCGGGATGAAGAAAAGCGCATCCGTGACGTGGCTGAAGCTTGCCTGGACAAGGTGGGGCTCTCCCATTTCAGAAACGAACTGGCCGTGAACATCCCCTATGGCAATCAGCGCATGCTTGAAATCGGCCGGGCCCTGGCCACCCATCCGACGCTGCTGGTGCTGGACGAACCCAGCAGCGGTCTGAACCCCAAGGAATCGGAAGATCTGATCGTTTTCCTCAGGCAATTGGTCAGGGATGACCTCACCCTTTTGATCATCGAGCACGACATGAACGTGGTGATGGGCATATCCGACTGGGTTACGGTCATGGAAGAAGGTCGCAAGATAGCGGAAGGACTCCCCGAAGCGATCTATAACAACCCCAAGGTGATCGAGGCCTATCTGGGCAAAGATGACGAAGACGACCAGGAAACGAATGAGGTGATGCATGCAGCCCCTGCTTGA